In one window of Pseudomonas chlororaphis subsp. chlororaphis DNA:
- a CDS encoding Zn-dependent hydrolase, with protein MNAAVDVLQSSHRHINRDRLWQSLMELAKLGATVKGGVCRLALTDLDRQARDLFVQWCEAAGCTLMVDGIGNIFARRPGRNPQLPPVMTGSHIDTQPTGGKFDGCFGVLAGLEVLRTLNDLGVETEAPLEVVVWTNEEGSRFPPCMMGSGVFAEKFTLEETLVKTDAEGVSVGDALNAIGYAGSRQVSGHAVGAYFEAHIEQGPILEDEKKTIGVVLGALGQKWFDLKLRGVEAHAGPTPMHLRKDALVGAAAVVAAVNRAALGHQPHACGTVGCLQAYPGSRNVIPGEVRMTLDFRHLEPARLDSMIAEVRQVIDSTCEEHGLTFDMVPTADFPPLYFDKICVDAVREAAQGLGLSHMDIVSGAGHDAIFVAELGPAGMIFVPCEGGISHNEIENADPDDLAAGCAVLLRAMLAASQAVAKGQRVA; from the coding sequence ATGAACGCTGCCGTCGACGTTCTGCAATCCAGCCACCGGCACATCAACCGCGACCGCCTGTGGCAGTCGCTCATGGAGCTGGCGAAGCTCGGGGCCACGGTCAAGGGCGGGGTCTGTCGCCTGGCCCTGACCGACCTCGACCGCCAGGCCCGCGATCTGTTCGTGCAGTGGTGCGAGGCGGCCGGCTGCACGCTCATGGTGGATGGCATCGGTAATATCTTCGCCCGCCGCCCCGGGCGTAACCCGCAGCTGCCGCCGGTGATGACCGGCAGCCATATCGACACCCAGCCCACCGGCGGCAAGTTCGACGGCTGCTTCGGCGTGCTGGCCGGGCTCGAAGTGCTGCGCACCCTCAACGACCTCGGGGTGGAAACCGAGGCGCCGCTGGAAGTGGTGGTGTGGACCAACGAAGAAGGCTCGCGCTTCCCGCCGTGCATGATGGGCTCCGGGGTGTTCGCCGAGAAATTCACCCTCGAGGAAACCCTGGTCAAGACCGATGCCGAAGGCGTGAGCGTCGGCGATGCGCTGAACGCCATCGGCTATGCCGGCAGCCGCCAGGTCAGCGGGCACGCGGTGGGGGCCTACTTCGAAGCCCATATCGAGCAGGGGCCGATCCTCGAGGACGAAAAGAAAACCATAGGCGTCGTACTCGGCGCCCTCGGCCAGAAATGGTTCGACCTGAAATTGCGCGGCGTCGAAGCCCACGCCGGCCCGACCCCGATGCACCTGCGCAAGGACGCCCTGGTCGGCGCGGCGGCGGTGGTGGCCGCGGTCAACCGCGCCGCCCTCGGCCATCAACCCCATGCCTGCGGCACCGTGGGTTGCCTGCAGGCCTATCCCGGTTCGCGCAACGTGATCCCCGGTGAGGTGCGCATGACCCTGGACTTCCGGCACCTGGAACCGGCGCGCCTGGACTCGATGATCGCCGAGGTGCGCCAGGTGATCGACAGCACCTGCGAAGAACATGGCCTGACCTTCGACATGGTGCCGACCGCGGACTTTCCGCCGTTGTATTTCGACAAGATCTGCGTCGACGCGGTGCGCGAGGCGGCGCAGGGGCTGGGCCTGTCCCATATGGATATCGTCAGCGGCGCCGGGCACGACGCGATCTTTGTCGCCGAGCTGGGCCCGGCGGGGATGATCTTCGTGCCTTGCGAAGGCGGCATCAGCCACAACGAAATCGAAAACGCCGACCCCGACGACCTCGCCGCCGGCTGCGCGGTGTTGCTGCGGGCGATGCTGGCGGCGTCCCAGGCCGTCGCCAAAGGACAGCGCGTTGCTTGA
- a CDS encoding aliphatic sulfonate ABC transporter substrate-binding protein, translated as MRLPFALRRSLSITALAGLALGMAFDVQAASDLRIGYQKSSTLLAVLKAQGTLEKQLAGQGVKISWHEFTSGLPLAESLNVGNVDISADVADTVPVFAQAAGAQLTYFATETPSPAAQSIVIPKDSTLKSLADLKGKRVAVTKAAGSHYLLIAALREVGLGFADIQPVYLTPADGRAALETAKVDAWVTWEPFVASAQRQQGARVLHDGQGLASYRRYYLASNDYAKAHPEVLNQVFAELQKTGTWVKAHPTEAAKLLGPLWGNLDVSTVELANSRRTYKVEAVQPDALGEQQKIADAFYQEKLLPKPVDARAVQLWSPKHL; from the coding sequence ATGCGCCTGCCCTTTGCTTTGCGTCGTAGCTTGTCGATCACCGCCCTGGCCGGTCTGGCGCTGGGCATGGCCTTCGATGTGCAGGCCGCTAGCGACCTGCGCATCGGCTACCAGAAATCCTCGACCCTGCTGGCGGTGCTCAAGGCCCAGGGCACCCTGGAAAAACAGCTGGCGGGGCAGGGCGTGAAGATCTCCTGGCATGAATTCACCAGCGGCCTGCCCCTGGCGGAGTCGCTGAACGTGGGCAACGTCGACATCAGCGCCGACGTTGCCGACACCGTGCCGGTGTTCGCCCAGGCCGCCGGGGCCCAGTTGACCTACTTCGCCACGGAAACCCCGTCGCCCGCCGCCCAGTCCATCGTCATTCCCAAGGACTCCACGCTCAAATCCCTGGCCGACCTCAAGGGCAAGCGTGTCGCCGTGACCAAGGCCGCCGGCAGCCATTACCTGCTGATTGCCGCGTTGCGAGAGGTCGGCCTGGGTTTCGCCGATATCCAGCCGGTATACCTGACCCCGGCCGATGGCCGTGCCGCCCTGGAAACCGCCAAGGTCGATGCCTGGGTCACCTGGGAACCCTTCGTCGCCAGCGCCCAGCGCCAGCAAGGCGCGCGGGTGCTGCACGACGGCCAGGGCCTGGCCAGCTACCGGCGCTATTACCTGGCCTCCAACGATTACGCCAAGGCTCACCCCGAGGTGCTGAATCAGGTGTTCGCCGAGCTGCAGAAGACCGGCACCTGGGTCAAGGCGCACCCGACGGAGGCGGCAAAACTGCTCGGCCCGCTGTGGGGCAACCTGGACGTGAGCACGGTGGAACTGGCCAACAGCCGTCGCACCTACAAGGTGGAAGCGGTGCAGCCGGACGCCCTGGGCGAGCAACAGAAAATCGCCGATGCCTTCTACCAGGAAAAGCTCCTGCCCAAGCCGGTGGACGCCCGCGCGGTGCAGCTGTGGAGCCCCAAGCATCTGTAA
- a CDS encoding ATP-binding cassette domain-containing protein, whose protein sequence is MSAVYPQEAFAVPAASAPQPASAEVVLELRNLTKHYGRGSSAPAVEQVSLSVRRGEVLCLMGTSGSGKSTLLRHINRLIEPSSGEVLIDGAAISQLSAKDLRTLRSRRIGMVFQHFGLLPHRSVRDNVALPLELRGEPEALRQAAADVQLRAMGLEGWGEHYPHELSGGMQQRVGLARALVSEPDILLMDEPFSALDPTIRRDLQSHFLRLVRERGITTLLVTHDPAEALRLADRIAVLRQGQLIQLGTPGELLEQPADAEVADFFQEHGARSDTLAVAPVASAKTTITPAPVAPGFSFWQALLLGPAALAASGRGALYWLGFALELAAASALGQWLASASLGWAGLAVLGLSLSRLLSVTLARRLSRQGRSDWRLPWLVLLLCQGLVLWRVLAVDASGPWLQFPADRQALLGTAAAIDQLIGWSQVTFESTFVGVIVAVRTVIESIESLLGWLPWPVPALALVLLAWRSAGAALALTSAAALLYIGLFGFWERTIATLALVGSSVLLSLLIGVPAGILLAKRALARRLITPLLDVMQTLPTFVYLIPAVAFFSVGKTPAVIATVIFALAPMIRLTALGIREVPKTAVEAALAHGATPWQILTKVELPLAAGSLLLGINQTLVMSLSMVVVAALIGAGGLGYDVMTALRNIKGGEGMLAGAAIVFCALIPDRIIQATLRQRDRAFHQQ, encoded by the coding sequence GTGTCTGCCGTTTACCCCCAAGAGGCCTTTGCCGTCCCAGCCGCGTCCGCCCCGCAACCGGCCAGCGCCGAGGTGGTGCTGGAGCTGCGCAACCTGACCAAGCACTACGGCCGCGGCTCGTCCGCGCCGGCGGTGGAGCAGGTCAGCCTCAGCGTGCGCCGTGGCGAAGTGCTGTGCCTGATGGGCACCTCCGGCAGCGGCAAGTCCACCTTGCTGCGGCACATCAACCGGCTGATCGAGCCCAGCAGCGGCGAGGTGCTGATCGATGGCGCGGCGATCAGCCAGCTTTCGGCCAAGGACCTGCGCACCCTGCGTTCGCGGCGCATCGGCATGGTCTTCCAGCACTTCGGCCTGCTGCCCCATCGCAGCGTGCGCGACAACGTCGCTTTGCCCCTGGAACTGCGCGGCGAACCCGAGGCCCTGCGCCAGGCCGCGGCCGATGTGCAACTGCGGGCCATGGGCCTGGAGGGCTGGGGCGAGCACTATCCCCATGAGCTGTCCGGCGGCATGCAGCAGCGGGTCGGCCTGGCCCGCGCGCTGGTCAGCGAGCCGGACATCCTGCTGATGGACGAACCCTTCAGTGCGCTGGACCCGACCATCCGCCGCGACCTGCAAAGCCACTTCCTGCGCCTGGTGCGCGAGCGCGGCATCACCACCTTGCTGGTCACCCACGACCCGGCGGAGGCCTTGCGTCTGGCTGACCGCATCGCGGTGCTGCGCCAGGGCCAGCTGATCCAGCTCGGCACGCCCGGCGAACTGCTGGAGCAGCCGGCGGACGCCGAGGTGGCGGACTTCTTTCAGGAGCACGGCGCGCGCAGCGACACGCTGGCCGTGGCGCCCGTCGCTTCGGCTAAAACAACAATCACTCCGGCGCCCGTGGCCCCGGGGTTTTCCTTCTGGCAGGCGCTGTTGCTGGGGCCGGCGGCCTTGGCTGCCAGCGGCCGTGGCGCCTTGTATTGGCTGGGGTTCGCCCTGGAGTTGGCGGCGGCCAGTGCCCTGGGCCAATGGTTGGCCAGCGCCAGCCTCGGTTGGGCTGGGTTGGCGGTGCTCGGCCTGTCGCTCAGCCGCCTGCTCAGCGTAACCCTGGCCCGCCGTCTGAGCCGCCAGGGTCGTTCCGACTGGCGCTTGCCGTGGCTGGTCCTGCTGCTGTGCCAGGGCCTGGTGCTGTGGCGGGTGCTGGCGGTGGATGCCAGCGGCCCCTGGCTGCAATTTCCCGCCGACCGCCAGGCGCTGCTGGGCACCGCGGCGGCCATCGACCAGTTGATCGGTTGGTCCCAGGTCACCTTCGAAAGCACCTTTGTCGGGGTGATTGTCGCCGTGCGCACGGTGATCGAAAGCATCGAAAGCCTGCTGGGCTGGCTGCCCTGGCCGGTGCCGGCGCTGGCCCTGGTGCTGCTGGCCTGGCGCAGTGCCGGCGCGGCGTTGGCCCTGACCAGCGCGGCGGCCTTGCTCTATATCGGCCTGTTCGGTTTCTGGGAACGCACCATCGCCACCCTGGCCCTGGTGGGTTCCTCGGTGCTGCTGTCGCTGCTGATCGGCGTGCCCGCCGGCATCCTCCTGGCCAAGCGCGCCCTGGCGCGGCGCCTGATCACGCCCTTGCTGGACGTGATGCAGACCCTGCCGACCTTCGTGTACCTGATCCCGGCGGTGGCGTTCTTCTCGGTGGGCAAGACCCCGGCGGTGATCGCCACGGTGATTTTCGCCCTGGCGCCGATGATCCGCCTCACTGCCCTGGGGATCCGGGAAGTACCCAAGACCGCCGTCGAAGCGGCCCTGGCCCATGGCGCCACGCCGTGGCAGATCCTGACCAAGGTCGAGCTGCCCCTGGCCGCCGGCTCGCTGCTGCTGGGGATCAACCAGACCCTGGTGATGAGCCTGTCGATGGTGGTGGTCGCGGCGCTGATCGGCGCCGGCGGCCTGGGCTACGACGTGATGACCGCGCTGCGCAATATCAAGGGCGGCGAGGGCATGTTGGCTGGCGCGGCGATCGTGTTCTGCGCATTGATTCCCGACCGCATCATTCAAGCGACCCTGCGTCAGCGGGATCGCGCTTTCCATCAGCAATGA
- a CDS encoding ABC transporter substrate-binding protein, translated as MRCLLNKLFSRTLGAAALLLGLALPALAKDKIVIGEQNWTGAIAIQNILGEVIKSRLDGDVSYLAGDIPVLFAAAAKGDGSVDVLTDIWLPNQSAAWAKYVTGGTRSLVPNKQPYLGVQGFYIPGYLQDQYGVKSVYDLQKPEVAKLFEPLGGGKAQLLVGPAGWESTYIGQIKAKDFGFADKFESVSTEASVTYAKLAAAYKARRGVVFYAYTPDWIFSAFDLRRLDEPAFDGYAQDNKKGDPLYKADGCWKFISPTVDADWLNKSTITCAYPDARVYVLASSALQKRAPRIAAFLENFSIDPQVLNDLILRIEKEQQPAAEAAKAWVQANPAIVDQWLGASGEKVGAVQ; from the coding sequence ATGAGGTGTCTCTTGAACAAGTTGTTTTCCCGCACCCTGGGCGCTGCCGCGCTGCTTTTGGGGCTGGCTCTGCCAGCCCTGGCCAAGGACAAGATCGTCATCGGCGAACAGAACTGGACCGGCGCCATCGCCATCCAGAACATCCTCGGCGAGGTGATCAAAAGCCGCCTCGACGGCGACGTGTCTTACCTGGCCGGTGACATACCGGTGCTGTTCGCCGCCGCGGCCAAGGGCGACGGCTCGGTGGATGTGCTGACCGATATCTGGCTGCCTAATCAATCCGCCGCCTGGGCCAAGTACGTCACCGGCGGCACCCGCTCCCTGGTGCCGAACAAGCAGCCGTACCTGGGGGTGCAGGGCTTCTATATCCCCGGCTACCTGCAAGACCAATACGGCGTGAAGTCGGTCTACGACCTGCAGAAGCCTGAAGTGGCCAAGCTCTTCGAACCCCTGGGCGGCGGCAAGGCGCAATTGCTGGTGGGCCCGGCGGGTTGGGAGTCGACCTATATCGGCCAGATCAAGGCCAAGGACTTCGGCTTTGCCGACAAATTCGAATCGGTGTCCACCGAAGCCTCGGTGACCTACGCCAAACTCGCCGCGGCCTACAAGGCCCGGCGCGGTGTGGTGTTCTACGCCTACACCCCGGACTGGATCTTCTCCGCCTTCGACCTGCGCCGCCTGGACGAGCCGGCGTTCGACGGCTATGCCCAGGACAACAAGAAGGGCGACCCGCTGTACAAGGCCGACGGCTGCTGGAAATTCATCAGCCCGACGGTGGACGCCGACTGGCTGAACAAGAGCACGATCACCTGCGCCTACCCGGACGCCCGGGTCTATGTCCTGGCCTCCAGCGCCTTGCAGAAACGCGCGCCACGGATCGCCGCCTTCCTGGAAAATTTCAGCATCGACCCGCAGGTGTTGAACGACCTGATCCTCAGGATCGAGAAGGAACAGCAACCGGCGGCGGAAGCGGCCAAAGCCTGGGTCCAGGCCAACCCGGCGATCGTCGATCAATGGCTGGGCGCCAGCGGCGAGAAAGTCGGAGCGGTGCAGTGA
- the msrA gene encoding peptide-methionine (S)-S-oxide reductase MsrA, translating to MSGIKQATFGAGCFWGAETAFRALPGVVETRVGYAVEAGDESLRIEVVQVDFDPRVLAYPSLIEHFWGLHDPTSVDRQGEHAGGKYRSAIFHTNALQAEQARQAKTALQDSGRLNKPVATVIVPLGRFELADEAHQRYLEKNGLSSCHI from the coding sequence ATGAGCGGGATCAAGCAGGCGACCTTCGGCGCGGGTTGTTTCTGGGGCGCGGAAACCGCGTTCCGGGCACTGCCGGGGGTGGTGGAGACACGGGTGGGCTACGCGGTGGAGGCGGGCGATGAGTCGTTGCGGATCGAGGTGGTGCAGGTGGATTTCGATCCTCGGGTGTTGGCTTATCCGAGCCTGATCGAGCACTTTTGGGGGCTGCATGATCCGACTTCGGTGGATCGGCAGGGGGAGCATGCTGGGGGGAAATATCGCTCGGCGATCTTCCACACCAACGCCCTACAGGCCGAACAGGCACGGCAGGCCAAGACGGCCCTGCAAGACTCCGGCCGCCTCAATAAACCCGTGGCCACGGTGATCGTGCCCCTGGGTCGGTTTGAACTGGCGGATGAAGCGCACCAGCGCTACCTGGAAAAGAATGGCTTGAGCAGTTGCCATATCTGA
- a CDS encoding efflux transporter outer membrane subunit, with protein MRPRLEPLAVLLVLALQGCSLAPGYQVPTVELPAHYREQTSDGPWHPAQPADQLASQWWRLYQDPRLDDLQQRLLKANPDLAAALAHFDAAQAYASQLHAGLFPQISASGQSLRQRQSDHRPLRGGSQPSVYNSNSAGFSLSFDPDLWGRIRNQVAAGDAQAEASADDLAVARLSLQQQLAALYVQLNGLDAQRAILSQSLDDYAQALQLTRSRYQGQIASELDLTRAQNQLASAEAELDEVRGQRNLTEHAIGELVGEPASQFQLPATQQTLAVPSVPQQLPSALLQRRPDIAAAERRVFAANANIGVARAAWYPDFSLTGLLGGQTQGSGNLLAAGNRYWALGPLVNLPIFDGGRLSANERQAHAEFEEAAAHYRGQVLRAVREVEDNLGQLRDLQQEALDQQAAVNAAEHTQALAMNSYQAGAVSYLEVVTAQTAALQAQRGLQALQTRRLQASVGLVVALGGGWKSGGLMPEAGL; from the coding sequence ATGCGCCCAAGGCTTGAACCGCTTGCGGTGTTGCTGGTGCTGGCCCTGCAAGGCTGCTCCCTGGCGCCCGGCTATCAGGTGCCAACCGTGGAACTGCCGGCCCACTACCGCGAACAGACCAGCGACGGCCCCTGGCATCCGGCGCAACCGGCGGATCAGCTGGCCAGCCAGTGGTGGCGGCTGTACCAGGACCCGCGCCTGGATGACCTGCAACAACGCCTGCTCAAGGCCAACCCGGACCTGGCGGCGGCGCTGGCGCACTTCGACGCGGCCCAGGCCTATGCCAGCCAGCTGCATGCCGGGCTGTTCCCGCAAATCAGCGCCAGCGGCCAGTCGCTGCGCCAGCGCCAGTCGGACCACCGGCCGTTGCGCGGCGGCAGCCAGCCTTCGGTGTACAACAGCAACAGCGCCGGTTTCTCGCTGAGCTTCGACCCGGACCTGTGGGGGCGGATTCGTAACCAGGTGGCCGCCGGCGACGCCCAGGCCGAAGCCTCGGCCGACGACCTGGCGGTGGCGCGCCTGAGCCTGCAACAGCAGCTGGCGGCGCTCTATGTGCAGCTCAATGGCCTGGATGCGCAGCGCGCGATCCTCAGCCAGTCCCTGGACGATTACGCCCAGGCCCTGCAACTGACCCGCAGCCGCTACCAGGGGCAGATCGCCTCGGAGTTGGACCTGACCCGCGCGCAAAACCAGCTGGCCAGCGCCGAGGCCGAACTGGACGAAGTGCGCGGGCAACGTAATCTCACCGAACACGCGATCGGCGAACTGGTGGGCGAACCGGCCAGCCAGTTCCAGCTGCCCGCCACCCAGCAGACCCTGGCCGTGCCCAGCGTGCCGCAACAACTACCCAGCGCCCTGCTGCAACGCCGCCCGGACATCGCCGCCGCCGAACGCCGGGTGTTCGCCGCCAACGCCAACATCGGCGTGGCCCGGGCCGCCTGGTACCCGGACTTCAGCCTCACCGGCCTGCTCGGCGGGCAGACCCAGGGCAGCGGCAACCTGCTGGCAGCGGGCAATCGCTACTGGGCGCTGGGGCCTCTGGTCAACCTGCCGATCTTCGACGGCGGCCGCCTGAGCGCCAACGAACGCCAGGCCCACGCCGAATTCGAGGAAGCCGCCGCCCATTACCGCGGCCAGGTGCTGCGGGCGGTACGTGAAGTGGAAGACAACCTGGGGCAACTGCGGGATTTGCAGCAGGAGGCCCTGGACCAGCAAGCGGCGGTGAATGCCGCCGAGCATACGCAGGCCCTGGCGATGAACAGTTATCAGGCGGGGGCGGTGAGTTATCTGGAGGTGGTGACGGCGCAGACCGCGGCGTTGCAGGCGCAGCGGGGGTTGCAGGCGCTGCAGACGCGGCGGTTGCAGGCGAGTGTGGGGTTGGTGGTGGCGTTGGGTGGGGGGTGGAAAAGTGGGGGCCTGATGCCAGAGGCAGGGCTATAG
- a CDS encoding efflux RND transporter periplasmic adaptor subunit, translated as MSPEHTPSRKRLLWLGIGGLTLAALLVANGLAARTRHERAVAAWTETAAVPQVLVLQPQQNRQGDTLRLPAHLEAWSKAPIHARVSGYLKSWNSDIGTRVEAGQVLAEIDSPDLDQQLAQAHARLVQEQANARLAQTTAVRWQNLLASHSVSRQEADEKTSNAAAAKANAEAAAADYARLSALEDYKTIRAPFAGTITARHTDIGQLIKADNDSDPQLFDLADTRKLRLYVPVPQNYASVIRPGLSAELTVPEHPGQHFSARLIGDSTAIDQRSGTLLAQFVADNPDGALLPGDYAEAALALPADTRGVSIPASALIFRAQGTQVALLDEHNHVHLRDIHIGLDLGARLVIDQGLQAADRVIDNPPDALREGDLVQLADAGGEHAPKA; from the coding sequence ATGTCGCCTGAACACACCCCCTCGCGCAAACGCCTGCTGTGGCTCGGCATCGGCGGCCTGACCCTGGCCGCCCTGCTGGTGGCCAACGGCCTGGCCGCGCGCACCCGCCATGAACGCGCGGTGGCCGCCTGGACCGAAACCGCCGCCGTGCCCCAGGTCCTGGTGTTGCAGCCGCAGCAGAACCGCCAGGGCGACACCCTGCGCCTGCCGGCGCACCTGGAAGCCTGGAGCAAGGCGCCGATCCATGCCCGGGTCAGCGGCTACCTGAAAAGCTGGAACAGCGACATAGGCACCAGGGTCGAGGCCGGGCAAGTCCTCGCCGAAATCGACAGCCCCGACCTCGACCAGCAACTGGCCCAGGCCCATGCCCGGCTGGTGCAGGAACAGGCCAATGCGCGGCTGGCGCAGACCACCGCCGTGCGCTGGCAGAACCTGTTGGCCAGCCACTCGGTGTCGCGCCAGGAGGCCGATGAAAAAACCTCCAACGCCGCGGCCGCCAAGGCCAATGCCGAAGCAGCCGCTGCCGATTACGCGCGGCTCTCGGCCCTGGAGGACTACAAGACCATCCGCGCGCCCTTCGCCGGCACCATCACCGCGCGCCACACCGATATCGGCCAGTTGATCAAGGCCGACAACGACAGCGATCCGCAGCTGTTCGATCTGGCCGACACCCGCAAGCTGCGGCTCTACGTGCCGGTGCCGCAGAACTACGCCAGCGTGATCCGCCCCGGCCTCAGCGCCGAGCTGACGGTACCGGAACACCCCGGCCAGCACTTCAGTGCGCGGCTGATCGGCGACTCCACCGCCATCGATCAGCGCTCCGGCACCCTGCTCGCCCAGTTCGTCGCCGACAACCCCGACGGCGCGCTGCTGCCCGGCGACTATGCCGAGGCCGCCCTGGCCCTGCCCGCCGACACCCGGGGCGTAAGCATCCCGGCCAGCGCCTTGATCTTCCGCGCCCAGGGCACCCAGGTGGCGCTGCTCGACGAGCACAACCACGTGCACCTGCGGGACATCCATATCGGCCTCGACCTCGGCGCGCGGCTGGTGATCGACCAGGGCCTGCAAGCCGCCGACCGGGTGATCGACAACCCGCCCGATGCCCTGCGCGAAGGCGACCTGGTGCAACTGGCCGACGCCGGAGGTGAACATGCGCCCAAGGCTTGA